The Hemicordylus capensis ecotype Gifberg chromosome 6, rHemCap1.1.pri, whole genome shotgun sequence genome window below encodes:
- the LOC128329551 gene encoding vomeronasal type-2 receptor 26-like: MVGIVMLLLLSSEDHKANAIKCPMNDPLPVPHEWYQPGDILIGGIASQIIYYFDELSFNGDPSQELFKVPIVVTKMYQHVLAMVFAINEINKNPKILPNVTLGFHIYDSYHDERMTYRTTLDLLFKLHSFIPSYECHTKENLIAVIGALGSDISFRMADILGVYKIPQLAYGSFAPEKNGEAQIPSFYCTVPNEARQYMGIIHLLKHFGWTWIGLFAVDDDSGEHFLQTIEPLLSQNGICSAFAQRMQRQIQVHDPPKMNEITLNIYLALRDSKANTLIIYGESMTMIWLMTFIFIGYDEYMENTFFRKVWIMTTQIDFLTTAFQKGFNFQVFQGAISFSIHANEPPGFQKFLQNRKPFWAQGDGFLKDFWEQAFDCSFPDHSKLVEADGSCTGEERLESLPDSVFEMSMTGHSYSIYNAVHAVAHALQAMDTSRSTHRSIVGGKGLELLQPWQLHSLLHGVLLNNSAGVMVSFHDDSEPETGFDIMNMVTFSNRSFHKVKVGRVDYNVLEGTSLILDEDKIVWHRAFNQMLPISVCSDSCLPGYQRKKKEGKKFCCYDCVPCPEGEISYQKGMGDCFKCPEDQYPSKDRDGCFPKVISFLSYEESLGVSLACVAVSFSLVTASVLGTFVKYQDTPIVKANNLDITYTLLVSLLLCFLCSLLFIGQPGKVTCFLRQSAFGIIFSVAISCVLAKTITVVVAFMATKPGSNMRKWVGKRLANSIVFSCSFIQLGICAVWLGASPPFPDLDMQSLPEEIIAECNEGSVIMFYLVLGYMGLLSIISFTVAFLARKLPDTFNEAKFITFSMLVFCSVWLSFVPTYLSTKGKSMVVVEIFSILASSAGLVFCIFSPKCYIMLLRPELNNKEQLIRRKN; this comes from the exons ATGGTGGGGATAGTGATGTTGCTGCTTCTTTCTTCTGAGGACCACAAAGCAAATGCCATTAAGTGTCCTATGAATGATCCCCTTCCTGTTCCACATGAGTGGTATCAGCCAGGGGACATCCTTATTGGTGGGATTGCATCTCAGATTATTTACTATTTTGATGAACTATCCTTTAATGGAGATCCTTCTCAGGAATTGTTTAAGGTTCCAAT TGTGGTGACAAAGATGTACCAGCATGTCCTGGCCATGGTGTTTGCCATCAATGAGATCAACAAGAATCCCAAGATCTTGCCCAATGTCACACTAGGGTTCCACATCTATGACAGCTACCATGATGAGAGGATGACCTATCGTACCACTCTGGATTTGCTCTTTAAATTACACAGTTTTATCCCCAGCTATGAATGTCACACCAAGGAAAACCTCATAGCTGTCATTGGAGCACTTGGCTCTGATATCTCCTTCCGCATGGCAGACATTTTAGGTGTCTACAAGATCCCACAG CTCGCATATGGCTCATTTGCACCAGAGAAGAACGGCGAAGCACAGATTCCTTCCTTTTACTGTACAGTCCCAAATGAAGCCCGTCAGTACATGGGAATTATCCACTTACTTAAGCATTTTGGGTGGACATGGATTGGGCTCTTTGCTGTAGATGATGACAGTGGGGAACATTTTTTGCAAACCATAGAGCCCTTGCTCTCCCAGAATGGAATCTGTTCAGCCTTCGCTCAAAGAATGCAAAGACAAATCCAAGTGCATGATCCCCCCAAAATGAATGAAATAACCTTAAATATTTATCTTGCTCTTCGAGATAGCAAAGCAAACACACTGATCATCTATGGAGAATCTATGACCATGATATGGCTGATGACATTTATTTTCATAGGATATGATGAATATATGGAAAACACGTTTTTTAGAAAAGTGTGGATTATGACAACCCAGATTGATTTCTTAACAACAGCCTTCCAAAAGGGCTTCAACTTCCAAGTGTTCCAAGGTGCCATTTCCTTCTCGATACATGCAAATGAACCTCCAGGGTTCCAGAAATTCCTCCAGAACCGAAAACCtttctgggcacaaggagacGGCTTCCTGAAGGATTTTTGGGAGCAGGCATTTGACTGTTCATTTCCAGATCACAGCAAATTAGTTGAGGCTGATGGATCATGtactggggaggagaggctggagaGCCTTCCTGACTCTGTTTTTGAAATGAGTATGACTGGCCACAGCTACTCTATCTATAATGCTGTCCATGCTGTGGCACATGCTTTACAGGCCATGGACACATCTAGATCCACCCATAGATCCATAGTAGGTGGTAAAGGTCTTGAACTTCTTCAGCCTTGGCAG CTCCACTCACTTCTTCATGGTGTTTtgctgaacaactcagctggagtAATGGTGTCTTTTCATGATGATAGTGAGCCAGAAACCGGTTTCGACATAATGAACATGGTGACATTCTCAAACAGGTCCTTCCACAAAGTTAAAGTTGGAAGGGTGGATTACAATGTGCTTGAAGGAACAAGTTTAATACTTGATGAAGATAAAATTGTGTGGCACAGAGCCTTTAACCAG ATGCTACCCATTTCTGTCTGTAGTGACTCCTGCCTTCCCGGATatcagaggaaaaagaaagaagggaagaaatTTTGTTGCTATGATTGTGTTCCATGCCCAGAAGGGGAAATTTCTTATCAGAAGG GCATGGGTGATTGTTTCAAATGCCCTGAAGATCAGTATCCAAGCAAGGACAGAGATGGCTGCTTTCCTAAAGTTATTAGCTTTCTATCTTATGAAGAATCTTTAGGAGTCAGTTTAGCTTGTGTGGCTGTTTCTTTTTCCCTGGTCACAGCTTCGGTGCTAGGAACCTTTGTTAAGTATCAAGATACCCCCATCGTCAAAGCCAACAACTTGGACATCACCTATACTCTCCTTGTCTCCCTTCTGCTCTGCTTCCTCTGTTCTTTGTTATTTATTGGACAACCTGGGAAGGTGACCTGCTTTCTCCGTCAATctgcttttggcatcatcttctcagtgGCTATTTCTtgtgtgttggccaaaaccatcactgtggttgtagctttcatggccaccaaacCAGGGTCCAACatgaggaagtgggtggggaaacGACTGGCCAACTCCATTGTCTTTTCCTGCTCCTTTATTCAATTAGGTATTTGTGCAGTGTGGCTAGGAGCATCTCCCCCATTTCCAGATCTGGACATGCAGTCactgcctgaagagatcatagcAGAATGTAATGAAGGGTCTGTCATCATGTTTTATCTTGTCCTGGGTTACATGGGACTCTTGTCCATCATCAGCTTCACggtggctttcctagccaggaaaTTGCCAGACACCTTTAATGAAGCCAAATTCATCACCTTCAGTATGCTGgtgttctgcagtgtttggttGTCTTTTGTTCCCACATACCTCAGCACCAAGGGGAAATCCATGGTGGttgtggagatcttctccatcttagCCTCAAGTGCTGGGCTAGTATTTTGTATCTTTTCTCCCAAGTGCTACATTATGTTGCTGAGGCCTGAGCTGAACAACAAGGAGCAGCTAATAAGGAGAAAGAATTAG